A single window of Ananas comosus cultivar F153 linkage group 17, ASM154086v1, whole genome shotgun sequence DNA harbors:
- the LOC109723175 gene encoding serine hydroxymethyltransferase 7-like, whose translation MDLTGPQSKLSLGFHHAHGAPIATNGSISLQIDSRHRDLPRDPRPIPLQLLDQQSGNFKDDPEESDDEGRREEAEDEKDEEFSFLGHQLSLKRRRRDESSSSCSSSSLHPSKRALIEPDLETRRSAVRSWGNQPLSMADPDVCGIMEKERDRQVRGIELIASENFVCRAVLDALGSHLTNKYSEGLPGARYYGGNQYIDQIERLCHERALAAFDLDPECWGVNVQPYSCTSANFAVYTGLLLPKDRIMGLDSPSGGHVSHGYHTPGGKKISGASIFFECLSYKVNPQTGYIDYDKLEEKAIDYRPKILICGGSSYPREWDYPRLRQIANKCGAVLMCDMAHISGLVAAKECLSPFDYCDIVTSTTHKLLRGPRGGIIFFRKGKKPRHLVPSLWQADGADQYDFEDRINFAVFPSLQGGPHNSHIAALAIALKQVATPEYKAYIQQVKKNAQALASALLSRNCKLVTGGTDNHLLLWDLRTFGLTGKNFEKVCEACHISVNKTTIYGDNGTISSGGIRIGTPAMTTRGCLEGDFETIAEFLLRAAQIASSVQREHGKQQREFLKGLQNNRDALALRNSVETFASQFAMPGFDV comes from the exons ATGGATCTGACGGGGCCTCAATCGAAGCTCTCGCTGGGGTTTCACCATGCCCATGGCGCCCCGATCGCCACAAACGGCTCGATTTCCCTTCAGATCGATTCGAGACACCGAGATCTGCCCCGGGATCCGCGGCCGATCCCGTTGCAGCTTCTAGATCAGCAATCGGGGAATTTCAAGGACGATCCGGAGGAATCCGATGACGAGGGGAGGAGAGAAGAGGCGGAGGACGAGAAAGACGAGGAGTTCAGCTTCCTCGGCCACCAGTTATCCCTTAAGAGGCGGCGAAGGGACGAGTCCTCTTCTTCGTGCTCGTCCTCCTCGCTACATCCCTCAAAAAGGGCTCTGATTGAGCCCGATCTCGAGACACGAAGGTCAGCGGTGCGTTCATGGGGGAATCAGCCACTATCCATGGCCGACCCCGATGTATGTGGCATcatggagaaggagagggatCGCCAGGTGAGGGGGATCGAGCTCATCGCCTCGGAGAACTTCGTTTGCCGCGCGGTTCTCGATGCCCTAGGAAGCCACCTTACCAACAAGTATTCCGAGGGTTTGCCGGGGGCCCGATACTACGGCGGCAACCAGTACATCGACCAGATTGAGAGGCTGTGCCATGAGCGAGCCCTCGCGGCCTTTGATCTCGATCCCGAGTGCTGGGGCGTGAATGTCCAGCCCTACTCATGCACCTCTGCCAACTTTGCGGTTTACACTGGGCTGCTGCTCCCGAAGGATCGAATTATGGGGCTGGATTCGCCATCTGGTGGGCATGTAAGTCATGGATACCACACGCCAGGTGGAAAGAAGATTTCCGGTGCCTCCATTTTCTTCGAGTGCCTGTCTTATAAGGTGAACCCACAAACAGGATACATTGATTATGATAAGCTTGAGGAAAAGGCGATAGATTACCGCCCGAAGATACTAATCTGTGGGGGGAGCTCGTATCCGAGGGAGTGGGATTATCCTCGGCTTAGACAGATAGCAAATAAGTGCGGAGCAGTTTTGATGTGTGACATGGCGCATATTAGCGGTCTTGTGGCGGCGAAG GAATGCCTAAGCCCATTTGACTACTGTGATATCGTTACTTCAACTACTCATAAACTCCTTCGTGGTCCTAGGGGTGGTATAATCTTTTTCAGGAAAGGAAAGAAACCAAGGCACCTTGTGCCTTCTTTATGGCAGGCAGATGGAGCTGATCAATATGATTTCGAAGATAGAATTAATTTTGCTGTTTTTCCATCATTGCAAGGGGGACCTCACAACAGCCATATCGCTGCTTTGGCAATAGCTCTAAAGCAAGTGGCCACACCAGAATATAAAGCTTATATTCAACAGGTCAAGAAAAATGCTCAAGCTTTAGCATCTGCTTTGCTCAGCAGAAACTGTAAATTAGTTACTGGAGGCACGGACAACCATTTACTGCTTTGGGATCTAAGAACATTTGGATTAAcag GAAAAAACTTTGAGAAGGTTTGCGAGGCATGCCACATTTCTGTGAACAAGACTACGATATATGGTGACAACGGCACCATCTCTTCTGGAGGAATAAGAATAG GTACTCCTGCCATGACAACAAGAGGTTGCTTAGAGGGGGACTTTGAAACGATTGCTGAGTTCCTTCTGAGGGCCGCCCAGATAGCTAGCTCTGTCCAGAGGGAACATGGGAAGCAGCAAAGGGAGTTCCTTAAGGGTCTTCAGAACAATAGAGATGCTCTTGCACTTAGAAACAGCGTCGAAACCTTCGCCTCACAGTTCGCCATGCCGGGCTTTGATGTATGA